Proteins encoded within one genomic window of Episyrphus balteatus chromosome 1, idEpiBalt1.1, whole genome shotgun sequence:
- the LOC129920916 gene encoding protein nessun dorma yields the protein MDVYEFDKCLLHRLEESMDVLSYKDGVIPASRVRLEWSYYIELQIEPVGWQALWKIPRVICEELNLRFPTIVFGMVEQVLFKELKAVIIILAVQDEDVHLPERQEVNLEDLWPTKMQENSELNIERTADCIDRLRFFYNHVWMPWDNDNDDDMNWVEKHLESRIRFCYDLKKKSMKRSLAVHIKTLLTEARYIQQRREYLEIGLSDDEELDDTLDKTQITDLMRLHLRLAIIKSEIEMLENPEMRKIYEEIKFDDDKCLKRALDEKLNDRQQIAYIVTEPFTFKQQMQFLTLVGKFVDEEKLVQMCPSLQDVLNICNASDDIYLPPGRHSIKFLEYLNDDGKIIGLDSSSVVASTDTNENEVVIMSLDDDTILLIFDGNFTLNNLTLDCRNIRSGILVKNGKVCLKNCKIIGDGKSSTQQGIMCSGSSELFLEDCVLENFSNGIVASDLTAVTLTNCKINNCRIGIDVGSTSKIHFQHCTISQSKKCGIYFETKSLNNKAEGKKLLLHNLTDLSQYICTEMPWFGECDFLDCHSNIFVLNEKDNGFPKTLECILAESNDYDSKRLGTGTKRLLDNSDVIILDDSVVEINYDTE from the exons atggatGTATACGAATTCGATAAATGCCTTCTTCATCGACTTGAAGAATCCATGGATGTTTTGAGCTATAAAGACGGTGTCATACCAGCATCTAGAGTCCGTCTGGAATGGTCCTACTACATAGAGCTTCAAATAGAGCCAGTGG GATGGCAAGCATTATGGAAAATTCCAAGAGTTATCTGCGAAGAGCTAAATCTTCGCTTTCCCACAATTGTTTTCGGGATGGTAGAACAAGTTCTCTTTAAAGAACTTAAAGCGGTTATTATCATTTTAGCAGTACAAGATGAAGATGTACACCTTCCCGAACGGCAAGAAGTCAATCTGGAAGATTTATGGCCAACTAAAATGCAAGAAAACTCTGAGCTAAATATTGAAAGGACGGCCGACTGCATTGACCGTTTAAGGTTTTTCTACAATCATGTTTGGATGCCTTGGGACAACGACAACGATGACGACATGAACTGGGTCGAAAAGCATCTAGAGTCAAGGATTCGATTTTGttatgatttaaaaaagaagAGCATGAAACGTTCATTGGCCGTTCATATAAAAACTCTTTTGACTGAAGCCCGGTACATTCAACAAAGACGTGAATATTTAGAGATTGGATTGAGCGATGACGAAGAATTGGATGATACTCTGGATAAGACACAAATAACCGATCTAATGCGATTGCATTTGAGATTGGCAATAATTAAGAGCGAAATTGAAATGTTAGAAAACCCAGAAATGAGGAAAATCTATGAAGAGATTAAATTTGATGATGATAAATGTTTGAAGCGCGCTCtggatgaaaaattaaatgatcGGCAGCAGATTGCCTATATTGTAACTGAACCGTTTACGTTTAAGCAGCAAATGCAGTTTTTGACGTTGGTTGGCAAATTTGTAGATGAGGAGAAGCTTGTTCAAATGTGTCCATCTCTGCAG GATGTTCTTAACATTTGCAACGCTTCTGACGATATATATCTTCCACCTGGACGACATAGCATCAAATTCCTTGAATACTTAAACGATGATGGAAAGATAATTGGCCTGGATAGCAGCTCTGTTGTTGCTTCCACTGATACAAATGAAAATGAAGTAGTCATCATGTCTCTTGATGACGACacaattttactaatttttgatGGCAATTTTACTCTTAATAATCTTACCCTAGACTGTCGCAATATTCGCTCgggaattttagtaaaaaatggaaaagtttgtcttaaaaattgcaaaattatagGTGATGGCAAGTCATCAACACAACAAGGAATTATGTGCTCTGGAAGCTCTGAGTTATTCTTGGAAGATTGTgtgcttgaaaatttttctaatggaATAGTAGCAAGTGATTTAACTGCAGTAACACTCACCAATTGTAAAATCAATAATTGCCGAATCGGAATCGATGTCGGCAGCACATCCAAAATTCACTTTCAACATTGTACAATATCACAGTCTAAAAAATGTGGTATTTATTTCGAGACCAAATCTTTAAATAACAAAGCTGAAGGAAAAAAACTGCTGCTACATAATCTAACTGATTTATCACA gtATATATGCACAGAAATGCCATGGTTCGGCGAGTGTGATTTTTTGGATTGCCattcgaatatttttgttttgaatgaaaaagaTAACGGATTTCCGAAAACTCTTGAATGTATTCTCGCCGAGAGCAATGACTATGATTCAAAAAGATTGGGTACAGGTACCAAAAGACTACTGGATAATTCGGATGTGATTATACTGGATGACTCTGTTGTTGAAATTAATTATGATACTGAGTGA
- the LOC129920917 gene encoding uncharacterized protein LOC129920917 isoform X1 — protein MSTMNFIGKIRVRSLEELNSNINLNISNFVEIVSENDNTTPVVQHMEIQDYLEEDMKTVSTLYPKPPKVMQIETYCVNPALYRDILNPIQQEAKPIKSTEESTCPTAMDQSHFDNAYSDLGNVLTQTILDSSNIGNKPEQESPVENIKIEIKTTPSKCREEMSDNSICFMEYVETVFGVGCNGEDCSCAPIQLQNEEKTFSENPALSHIVYNYLTDIERPVCEKEKNNSLDYTDDQLIDNLEITSKSTKSNIDDKIGPQPSPHKTESLNYTTNKNNSKPNIISLDEFFSSNKRIIPGTTFCIDEFKHAKTENVTAVFLTHFHLDHLHRLKKRKFSKPIYLSRITATILRDVLPVNELMLKVMDLNNTITIDGVKVTALNANYCPGAIMLLFQLSSGLNVLYTGDFRASSAMELNPFLRANKIDVLYLDTAYISSKISSQSQEKSISDAITIIQKFKLSYYDKRILFLFGHIGLGNDELWLDIADKFDLKVWTDEFNLKMLTAIGNEEYIQRFVLNAEQADMHLIQHSNLSYHGTNEHWKKFKDTYDIMLAIKPKQWVENKCREFYKGEINIVEVEYSSHSNETEIRKFLAFLQPKRVITISPVGKDQKYPEVPLSWYKEKWFSPVKKQASMYDFFKVKPKK, from the coding sequence ATGAGCACAATGAATTTCATCGGGAAAATTCGGGTCAGAAGCCTAGAAGAGCTTAACAgcaatataaatttaaacatCTCCAACTTTGTTGAAATAGTTTCGGAAAATGACAATACAACACCAGTTGTACAACACATGGAAATACAAGATTACCTTGAAGAGGATATGAAAACCGTATCCACTTTATACCCCAAACCACCAAAAGTTATGCAAATAGAAACATATTGTGTAAACCCAGCTCTCtaccgagatattttaaatccaatTCAACAGGAGGCTAAACCAATTAAATCTACAGAAGAGTCAACGTGTCCCACTGCAATGGACCAATCTCATTTTGATAATGCTTATTCCGATTTAGGAAATGTACTAACTCAGACTATTTTAGATAGCTCAAATATAGGTAACAAACCGGAGCAAGAAAGTCCAGTTGAGAATATTAAAATCGAAATTAAGACTACACCTTCTAAGTGCAGAGAAGAAATGTCTGATAATTCTATCTGTTTTATGGAATATGTTGAAACGGTATTTGGTGTTGGATGCAATGGGGAAGACTGCTCTTGTGCTCCCATTCAACttcaaaatgaagaaaaaacattttccgAAAACCCTGCATTATcacatattgtttataattatttgACTGACATTGAAAGACCAGTTTGCGAGAAGGAAAAAAACAATTCTCTTGATTATACGGATGACCAACTAATTGATAATTTAGAAATAACATCCAAATCGACAAAATCTAATATCGACGATAAAATAGGTCCACAGCCATCACCTCATAAAACAGAAAGTCTTAATTATacgacaaacaaaaataatagcaaacCAAATATCATTTCTCTGGATgagtttttttcttcaaataaaagaataattccGGGGACAACTTTTTGCATTGATGAGTTCAAACATGCAAAAACAGAGAACGTAACTGCAGTTTTTTTGACGCATTTCCATTTGGATCATTTACATcgcttaaaaaaaaggaaattctcAAAACCAATTTACTTGTCAAGGATAACTGCTACTATATTACGAGACGTATTGCCTGTAAATGAATTAATGCTAAAAGTCATGGATTTAAACAACACCATTACAATCGACGGTGTGAAGGTTACTgctttaaatgcaaattattgcCCGGGAGCAATAATGCTTTTGTTCCAGCTTTCAAGTGGTTTGAATGTTTTATACACTGGAGATTTCCGTGCATCATCAGCAATGGAGCTTAATCCATTTCTAAGAGCAAATAAAATCGATGTTTTGTATTTGGACACGGCATACATATCCAGCAAGATCTCATCTCAGTCTCAAGAGAAAAGTATCTCAGATGCTATAACTATCATTCAAAAGTTTAAGCTTAGCTACTACGACAAACGCATACTATTTCTGTTCGGTCATATTGGGTTGGGAAATGACGAGTTATGGCTTGATATAGCTGATAAATTTGACTTAAAGGTATGGACagatgaatttaatttaaaaatgctaACTGCAATCGGAAATGAAGAATACATCCAAAGATTTGTACTAAATGCCGAACAAGCTGACATGCACTTGATTCAACATTCCAATTTAAGTTACCATGGGACAAACGAGcattggaaaaaatttaaagacacTTATGACATTATGCTTGCAATAAAACCCAAACAATGGGTGGAAAACAAATGTAGAGAATTCTATAAAGGTGAAATAAACATTGTTGAAGTGGAATATTCTAGTCATTCCAATGAAACCGAAATACGaaaatttttggcgtttttacAGCCAAAACGCGTTATCACAATATCCCCTGTTGGAAAGGATCAAAAGTACCCTGAAGTTCCATTGTCATGGTATAAAGAAAAATGGTTTTCGCCAGTTAAGAAGCAAGCTTCCATGTatgattttttcaaagttaaaccgaaaaaataa
- the LOC129920917 gene encoding DNA cross-link repair 1A protein isoform X2, with amino-acid sequence MSSIGKIRIKSFGKLLPPNSLSISDEKLDICPETSPINNQLCSNNYDIPNEVSDDTKNIEISNENFNDILKTCVEKSSLSPTIKIEIESTSVDCVDLTEDTFETPLKKKLPNEMGIKKSQLKKLTTSKVKNNTKQPAKQKPIEDSSQTNLLSFFTPGLSVKKAPKKLGKPPEKTEVTSSVSENTPPRKLRKLSLRRNILNDVPCGSKKKEITKSKTKNMPKSKSEKKSKHLMELENVAEPTVIPGVIDLCQDSESDEDIKNQIKSPLAHPKRPLTVKSEKSICPSYKVIEGTTFAVDGFKFGRIEGVTAYFLSHFHSDHYIGLTRKFSMPLYVSQITANLMREFIPIDEKFINILSLNITTIIEGVQVTAIDANHCPGAVMFLFQLPCGKRILHTGDFRASIEMESDYHLSQRNIDLLYLDTTYISNKYSFQTQEKSIADALKHVREFRERNEGKRILFVVGAYLVGKEKFWLPIAKEFDFKIWTDSNRRKIMHAIDDEEILQRLVTKSRDADMHIISMMKVGYRGIEAYWEDHSDAYDMIFAIRPSGWEKNSKPQFRGQLNIIGIEYSEHSSHNELRRFLSFLKPQEVISTVPYGKDLTLCSDVPLSWYKKECFSPIKKQASMLDYFSCSKIDNKNS; translated from the coding sequence ATGAGTTCAATTGGTAAAATTCGTATAAAAAGCTTTGGTAAACTATTACCTCCAAACAGTCTTTCTATATCGGATGAGAAATTGGATATATGTCCGGAAACCTCTCCTATCAATAATCAACTATGCTCGAATAATTATGATATACCCAATGAAGTTAGTGATGAtacaaaaaacattgaaatatcCAACGAAAATTTCAATGATATATTAAAAACATGTGTTGAAAAAAGTTCTTTaagtccaacaattaaaattgaaattgaatctACTTCAGTTGATTGTGTTGATTTGACAGAAGATACATTTGAAactcctctaaaaaaaaaattaccaaatgaaatgggtattaaaaaatcacaattaaaaaaattaactacctCTAAGGTAAAAAATAACACTAAACAACCAGCTAAACAAAAGCCAATTGAAGATTCCTCGCAGACAAATTTATTGTCATTTTTTACTCCTGGTTTAAGTGTAAAGaaagctccaaaaaaattaggaaaaccaCCTGAAAAAACCGAGGTCACAAGTTCCGTTAGTGAAAATACACCACCCCGTAAACTAAGAAAACTTTCTCTAAggagaaatattttaaatgacgTACCTTGTGGGTCAAAGAAAAAAGagattacaaaatcaaaaacaaagaaTATGCCAAAGTCAAagagtgaaaaaaaatcaaagcacCTCATGGAATTGGAAAATGTAGCTGAACCTACTGTGATACCCGGCGTAATTGATTTATGCCAGGACTCTGAAAGTGATGAAGAtataaaaaaccaaattaaatcaCCATTAGCACATCCAAAACGACCTCTCACAGTAAAATCAGAAAAGTCAATTTGCCCATCATATAAAGTTATTGAAGGTACTACATTTGCTGTTGATGGTTTCAAGTTTGGTCGCATTGAAGGTGTAACAGCGTACTTTCTTTCTCACTTTCATTCAGACCATTATATTGGCCTAACAAGGAAATTTTCAATGCCTCTTTATGTATCACAAATAACTGCCAATTTAATGCGAGAATTTATTCCAATTGATGAGAAATTTATAAACATACTTTCTCTCAATATCACAACTATAATTGAAGGTGTACAGGTGACTGCCATCGATGCAAACCATTGTCCCGGTGctgtaatgtttttatttcaacttccatgtggcaagcgTATACTGCATACAGGAGATTTCCGAGCTTCAATTGAAATGGAATCAGACTATCACTTAAGCCAGCGGAACATAGATCTTTTGTACCTTGATACAACTTACATATCTAACAAATATTCATTCCAGACACAGGAGAAAAGCATAGCTGATGCATTAAAACATGTTCGAGAATTTCGCGAACGAAATGAAGGAAAACGAATACTCTTTGTAGTTGGAGCTTATTTAGtgggaaaagaaaaattctGGCTCCCTATTGCTAAAGAATTCGACTTCAAAATCTGGACAGATAGCAATAGAAGAAAAATTATGCATGCAATAGATGACGAAGAAATTTTACAAAGACTAGTTACTAAATCCCGAGATGCTGATATGCATATTATATCGATGATGAAAGTTGGTTATAGAGGAATCGAAGCATATTGGGAAGATCATTCTGATGCTTATGATATGATATTTGCAATAAGACCCAGTGGCTGGGAAAAGAATTCGAAACCACAATTTCGAGGTCAGCTCAATATAATTGGTATAGAATATTCAGAGCATTCCAGTCACAATGAATTGAGGAGGttcttgagttttttgaaaCCACAAGAAGTGATAAGTACAGTTCCTTATGGGAAGGATCTCACTTTGTGCTCAGATGTGCCATTGTCTTGGTATAAAAAAGAATGCTTTTCGCCAATTAAAAAACAAGCTTCAATGTTGGATTATTTTTCATGttcaaaaattgataataaaaatagttga